One genomic region from Streptomyces venezuelae encodes:
- a CDS encoding LuxR C-terminal-related transcriptional regulator, giving the protein MRVVIAEDNALLREGLVLLLSSSGHEVAGVAATGPEILPLLLEHRPDVAVLDVRLPPGFRDEGLRAALAAREQLPGLPVLVLSQYVEETYAAELLGGGARGVGYLLKDRIGRVDEFLDALERVAAGGTALDPEVVAELLARRRDDPLDSLTPREREVLELMAQGHDNGTIARSMVVTERAVHKHIGNVFAKLGLPPGDSGGHRRVLAVLAYLNA; this is encoded by the coding sequence GTGCGTGTGGTGATCGCCGAGGACAACGCCCTCCTCAGGGAGGGCCTGGTGCTGCTGCTGTCCTCCTCCGGCCATGAGGTCGCCGGGGTCGCCGCCACCGGCCCCGAGATCCTGCCGCTGCTCCTGGAGCACCGCCCGGACGTCGCCGTCCTCGACGTGCGGCTGCCGCCCGGCTTCCGCGACGAGGGGCTGCGGGCGGCGCTCGCCGCCCGCGAGCAGCTGCCCGGACTGCCGGTGCTCGTCCTCTCCCAGTACGTCGAGGAGACGTACGCGGCCGAGCTCCTCGGCGGCGGCGCCCGGGGTGTGGGCTACCTCCTGAAGGACCGGATCGGACGGGTCGACGAGTTCCTGGACGCCCTGGAGCGGGTCGCCGCCGGCGGCACGGCCCTCGATCCGGAGGTCGTCGCCGAGCTGCTCGCCCGGCGCCGCGACGACCCCCTGGACTCCCTCACCCCGCGCGAGCGCGAGGTCCTGGAGCTGATGGCCCAGGGGCACGACAACGGCACGATCGCCCGCTCGATGGTGGTGACCGAGCGGGCCGTGCACAAGCACATCGGGAACGTCTTCGCGAAGCTCGGCCTGCCGCCGGGCGACAGCGGCGGCCACCGCCGGGTCCTCGCCGTGCTCGCGTACCTCAACGCCTGA
- a CDS encoding sensor histidine kinase yields the protein MREAIKEAARAWWHLATGAALAVLCLLMAAVALFTAFLTLTVIGAGVLPESVLLLRLLAGRERSRTAARTGTPVPEAYLPLEGPLPARVRTAVTDPGTHRDLVWAAAHAVYGMALWCVSLVVWVCALAVDGVWTGLAGRRPLVLPLIGRLAGLETDWARALLTPAPSAARDAALAARVEQLTATRAGAVAAHGAELRRIERDLHDGAQARLVALSMRIGLARRAYDSDPATARKLLDDAQDQAEEALAELRHVVRGIHPPILTDRGLTGAVRALAASSGLEVEVSVTGLDDRDGSEDGRGARAPAAVEAAAYFVVAEALTNAAKHSGAARASVALTREAAGLRVLVEDAGRGGAEAGERGGSGLTGMRRRVAALDGTVRLTSPPGGPTVIEVELPCVW from the coding sequence ATGCGCGAGGCGATCAAGGAAGCGGCCCGGGCCTGGTGGCACCTGGCGACCGGGGCCGCTCTCGCCGTCCTCTGTCTGCTGATGGCCGCCGTCGCCCTCTTCACCGCCTTCCTCACCCTCACCGTGATCGGCGCAGGGGTCCTCCCCGAGAGCGTCCTGCTGCTGCGCCTGCTGGCCGGCCGGGAGCGGAGCCGTACCGCCGCCAGAACCGGGACGCCCGTCCCGGAGGCGTACCTTCCGCTCGAAGGCCCCCTCCCCGCGCGCGTGCGGACCGCCGTCACCGACCCCGGCACGCACCGGGACCTGGTCTGGGCCGCGGCGCACGCCGTCTACGGCATGGCGCTGTGGTGCGTCTCGCTCGTGGTGTGGGTGTGCGCGCTGGCGGTCGACGGCGTGTGGACCGGGCTCGCGGGGCGCCGCCCGCTGGTGCTGCCGCTGATCGGCCGGCTCGCCGGCCTGGAGACCGACTGGGCGCGCGCGCTCCTCACCCCGGCCCCGTCCGCCGCCCGGGACGCGGCGCTCGCCGCCCGCGTCGAGCAGCTGACCGCCACCCGGGCGGGCGCGGTCGCCGCGCACGGCGCCGAGCTGCGCCGGATCGAGCGCGACCTGCACGACGGCGCACAGGCCCGGCTGGTCGCGCTCTCCATGCGGATCGGCCTGGCCAGACGGGCGTACGACTCCGACCCCGCGACCGCGCGGAAACTCCTCGACGACGCCCAGGACCAGGCGGAGGAGGCGCTCGCCGAGCTGCGCCACGTCGTCCGCGGCATCCACCCGCCGATCCTCACCGACCGCGGCCTGACCGGGGCCGTGCGGGCCCTCGCCGCGAGCAGCGGCCTGGAGGTGGAGGTGTCCGTGACCGGCCTCGACGACCGTGACGGGAGCGAGGACGGCCGCGGAGCCCGCGCCCCCGCCGCCGTGGAGGCCGCCGCCTACTTCGTCGTCGCCGAGGCCCTCACCAACGCCGCCAAGCACAGCGGCGCCGCCCGCGCCTCCGTCGCCCTCACCCGCGAGGCCGCCGGCCTGCGCGTCCTCGTCGAGGACGCGGGCCGCGGCGGGGCCGAGGCCGGCGAGCGCGGCGGCTCCGGCCTGACGGGCATGCGCCGCCGGGTCGCCGCGCTCGACGGCACCGTACGACTGACCAGCCCCCCGGGGGGCCCGACCGTGATCGAAGTGGAGCTTCCGTGCGTGTGGTGA
- a CDS encoding DNA polymerase III subunit delta', with protein sequence MAVWDDLVGQTRVEEQLAAAARDADVFVTAHAAGEPAPEASKMTHAWLFTGPPGSGRATAARAFAAALQCVSPDRAMGGVPGCGFCDGCHTTLVGTHADVEIVRTDLLSIGVKETRDLVRRAQLSPAGGRWQVIVLEDADRLTEGAGNVLLKAIEEPAPRTVWLLCAPSIEDVLPTIRSRCRHLTLRTPPVEAVADVLIRRDGIEPEAAQAAARATQGHIDRARRLATDERARARRAVVLKLPLRVGDIGGCLKAAQELVDAAAEDAKQVAEEVDVKETEDMKAALGAAQGGRMPRGTAGVMKDLEDRQKRRRTRTQRDSLDLALTDLTGFYRDVLALQLRSRSPIANTDVRDALERIARDSAPERTLRRIEAILACRDALDRNVAPLLAVEAMTMALRD encoded by the coding sequence ATGGCCGTATGGGACGACCTGGTCGGACAGACGCGGGTCGAGGAGCAGCTCGCCGCCGCCGCGCGCGACGCCGACGTGTTCGTGACCGCCCATGCCGCCGGAGAGCCCGCCCCCGAGGCGTCGAAGATGACCCACGCCTGGCTGTTCACCGGCCCGCCGGGCTCCGGGCGGGCGACCGCGGCGCGGGCCTTCGCCGCCGCGCTGCAGTGCGTGAGCCCCGACCGGGCGATGGGCGGGGTGCCGGGCTGCGGATTCTGCGACGGCTGCCACACGACCCTCGTCGGCACCCACGCGGACGTGGAGATCGTCCGTACGGACCTGCTGTCCATCGGTGTGAAGGAGACGCGCGACCTCGTCCGGCGCGCCCAGCTCTCGCCCGCGGGCGGCCGGTGGCAGGTGATCGTCCTGGAGGACGCCGACCGGCTCACCGAAGGCGCGGGGAACGTCCTGCTGAAGGCCATCGAGGAGCCCGCGCCGCGCACGGTCTGGCTGCTCTGCGCGCCCTCCATCGAGGACGTGCTGCCGACGATCCGGTCCCGCTGCCGGCACCTGACGCTGCGGACGCCTCCGGTGGAGGCCGTGGCCGACGTGCTCATCCGGCGCGACGGCATCGAGCCGGAGGCGGCGCAGGCGGCGGCCCGTGCGACCCAGGGGCACATCGATCGGGCCCGGCGGCTCGCCACCGACGAGCGGGCCCGCGCGCGCAGGGCCGTCGTCCTCAAGCTGCCGCTGCGGGTCGGGGACATCGGCGGCTGCCTCAAGGCCGCGCAGGAGCTGGTCGACGCGGCGGCCGAGGACGCGAAGCAGGTCGCGGAGGAGGTCGACGTCAAGGAGACCGAGGACATGAAGGCGGCGCTCGGCGCCGCGCAGGGCGGGCGGATGCCCCGCGGCACGGCCGGTGTGATGAAGGATCTGGAGGACCGGCAGAAGCGGCGCAGGACGCGTACCCAGCGCGACAGCCTGGACCTCGCGCTCACCGACCTGACCGGCTTCTACCGCGACGTGCTCGCGCTCCAGCTCCGCTCGCGCTCGCCCATCGCCAACACGGACGTGCGGGACGCGCTGGAGCGGATCGCCCGGGACAGCGCGCCGGAGCGGACCCTGCGCCGCATCGAGGCGATCCTGGCCTGCCGGGACGCCCTCGACCGGAACGTGGCACCGCTGCTCGCGGTGGAGGCGATGACGATGGCGCTCCGCGACTGA
- a CDS encoding alpha/beta hydrolase: MDSRRLLRTSATALAAAGLILSGCTGGSDAAVSRTTTEAAARASASAAPDGEALKKYYGQKPKWRDCGVAGFQCATLLAPLDYAKPDGGDVELAVSRIRATGPGKRLGSLLVNPGGPGGSAVGYLQGYAGIGYPAPVRARYDMVAVDPRGVARSEPVECLTGPRMDAYTQVDQTPDTAAETNALSAAFKEFAAGCRKRSGKVLPHVSTVETARDMDILRAVLGDEKLTYVGASYGTFLGATYAELFPARVGRLVLDGAMDPSLSALDLNRDQTAGFETAFRAFAADCVRRQDCPLGTESVAAAGEALRAFFRDVDAKPVPTGESRELGESLATTGVIAAMYDEGAWPQLREALTRAIGGEGSGLLALADSYYEREADGTYANLMAANAAVNCLDLPAAYAGPADAEKAVPSFEKASPVFGEGLAWAALNCTYWPMRPTGSPHRITADGAAPILVVGTTRDPATPYKWARSLAAQLSSGTLLTYEGDGHTAYGRGSDCIDTAINAYLLEGTPPQDGKRCS, from the coding sequence ATGGACTCCAGGCGTTTGCTCCGTACGTCCGCCACGGCCCTCGCGGCCGCCGGACTGATCCTCTCCGGCTGCACGGGCGGAAGCGACGCCGCCGTGTCCCGGACGACGACGGAGGCCGCCGCCCGCGCGTCCGCGTCCGCCGCGCCCGACGGCGAGGCGCTGAAGAAGTACTACGGGCAGAAGCCGAAGTGGCGGGACTGCGGTGTGGCGGGCTTCCAGTGCGCGACGCTGCTGGCCCCGCTCGACTACGCGAAGCCGGACGGCGGTGACGTCGAGCTGGCGGTCTCGCGGATCAGGGCCACCGGCCCGGGGAAGCGGCTCGGCTCGCTCCTGGTCAATCCGGGCGGCCCCGGCGGGTCGGCCGTCGGCTACCTCCAGGGGTACGCGGGCATCGGCTATCCCGCCCCCGTCCGCGCCCGCTACGACATGGTGGCCGTCGACCCGCGCGGGGTCGCCCGCAGCGAGCCGGTCGAGTGCCTGACGGGCCCGCGGATGGACGCGTACACGCAGGTGGACCAGACCCCCGACACGGCGGCGGAGACCAACGCGCTGAGCGCGGCCTTCAAGGAGTTCGCGGCGGGGTGCCGGAAGCGCTCGGGGAAGGTCCTGCCGCACGTCTCCACCGTCGAGACGGCCCGGGACATGGACATCCTGCGGGCGGTCCTCGGCGACGAGAAGCTCACGTACGTGGGGGCCTCGTACGGCACGTTCCTGGGCGCCACGTACGCCGAGCTGTTCCCCGCCAGGGTGGGCCGGCTGGTCCTCGACGGGGCGATGGACCCGTCCCTGTCCGCGCTCGACCTCAACCGCGACCAGACCGCCGGCTTCGAGACCGCCTTCCGGGCCTTCGCCGCCGACTGCGTCCGCAGGCAGGACTGCCCGCTGGGTACGGAGTCGGTCGCGGCGGCCGGGGAGGCGCTGCGGGCGTTCTTCCGCGACGTGGACGCGAAGCCGGTGCCGACGGGGGAGAGCCGCGAGCTCGGCGAGTCGCTCGCGACGACGGGCGTGATCGCGGCGATGTACGACGAGGGTGCCTGGCCCCAGCTGCGGGAGGCCCTCACCCGGGCGATCGGCGGCGAGGGCTCGGGGCTGCTGGCCCTGGCCGACAGCTACTACGAGCGGGAGGCGGACGGCACGTACGCCAACCTGATGGCCGCCAACGCCGCCGTGAACTGCCTCGACCTGCCGGCGGCCTACGCGGGCCCCGCCGACGCCGAGAAGGCCGTGCCGTCCTTCGAGAAGGCCTCCCCGGTCTTCGGTGAGGGCCTCGCCTGGGCGGCCCTCAACTGCACCTACTGGCCCATGCGGCCCACGGGCAGCCCCCACCGCATCACCGCCGACGGCGCCGCCCCGATCCTCGTCGTCGGCACCACCCGCGACCCGGCCACCCCGTACAAGTGGGCCAGGTCCCTGGCCGCCCAGCTCTCCTCGGGCACCCTGCTGACCTACGAGGGCGACGGCCACACCGCCTACGGCCGGGGCAGCGACTGCATCGACACGGCCATCAACGCCTACCTCCTGGAGGGCACTCCTCCGCAGGACGGAAAGCGCTGCTCATAG
- a CDS encoding tyrosine-type recombinase/integrase, which yields MKGSTYRRCSCRDPKSGKELGSACPKRNSRNHCTYSIRQELPPREDGSRRSFARGGYSSLKAAQADLDHVRALLGLVEADDPEGIQLVAEMLAEVSGEKLPLPDVEETRRRLRAGQDLIGSLTVAEWLDRWLAGKRIRKSGISRYETDVRVHLKPHIGHRRLDRLRVSHLSDMFTAITDANAEILEQNAQRRAAVDELATVPWKGVANRARRKAMKAAIDAMPPFRRVTGPATRQHIKATLRAALNDAIGQQIITFNPAAHVEIDPVRKPKALVWTDERVAKWEQTGEKPSPVMVWTPEHTGAFLDFVTDDRLYAMWHLIAFRGLRRGEACGQPWSETNLDRHSLTVTGQLVQDGWEVEASEPKTDSGFRVVALDDDTVDVLERHRKQQAADRAEWGPAWVNTGLVFTQEDGSWLHPGKVTDLFERLVAASGLPPIRLHDLRHGAATLMLAADIDIKIVSDTLGHSDTRITRDIYQSVLPHVGKSAAEATAKLVPLQRKAEQEAQVHQAAKEAKKAQKAKAKRKKKAKAKKGAKKG from the coding sequence TTGAAGGGCTCCACCTACCGCCGCTGCTCCTGCCGTGACCCGAAGTCCGGCAAGGAGCTCGGCTCCGCCTGCCCGAAGCGCAACAGCAGGAACCACTGCACCTACTCCATACGCCAGGAGCTGCCTCCCCGCGAGGACGGCAGCCGACGATCCTTCGCCCGTGGTGGGTACAGCAGCCTGAAGGCCGCCCAGGCCGACCTCGACCACGTACGTGCTCTCCTGGGGCTCGTCGAGGCTGACGACCCTGAGGGCATCCAGCTGGTCGCGGAGATGCTCGCGGAGGTCAGCGGCGAGAAGCTGCCCCTGCCGGACGTGGAGGAGACCCGGCGCCGGCTCAGGGCCGGCCAGGATCTCATCGGCAGTCTGACCGTGGCCGAGTGGCTGGACCGGTGGCTCGCCGGCAAGCGCATCCGAAAGTCGGGCATCAGCCGGTACGAGACCGACGTCCGGGTGCACCTGAAGCCGCACATCGGCCACCGGCGTCTCGACCGGCTGCGCGTCAGCCACCTCAGCGACATGTTCACCGCCATCACCGACGCCAACGCCGAGATCCTCGAGCAGAACGCCCAGCGGCGAGCGGCGGTCGATGAGTTGGCGACCGTCCCGTGGAAGGGCGTGGCGAACCGCGCCCGCCGCAAGGCGATGAAGGCCGCGATCGACGCGATGCCGCCCTTCCGCCGCGTCACCGGTCCCGCCACGCGTCAGCACATCAAGGCCACGCTCCGCGCGGCCTTGAACGACGCGATCGGGCAGCAGATCATCACGTTCAACCCGGCGGCCCATGTCGAGATCGATCCGGTGCGTAAGCCGAAGGCGCTCGTATGGACAGACGAGCGGGTCGCCAAGTGGGAACAGACCGGCGAGAAGCCGTCCCCCGTGATGGTCTGGACGCCGGAACACACGGGCGCCTTCCTCGACTTCGTCACCGATGACCGGCTGTACGCGATGTGGCACCTGATCGCCTTCCGCGGCCTGCGGCGCGGGGAGGCGTGCGGGCAGCCCTGGTCGGAGACCAACCTCGACCGGCATTCCCTCACCGTTACCGGCCAGCTCGTCCAGGACGGCTGGGAGGTCGAAGCATCGGAGCCGAAAACCGACAGCGGCTTCCGGGTGGTCGCGCTCGATGACGACACCGTCGACGTCCTGGAGCGGCACCGCAAGCAGCAGGCAGCCGACCGCGCGGAGTGGGGGCCGGCCTGGGTGAACACCGGACTCGTCTTCACCCAGGAGGACGGCTCCTGGCTCCACCCGGGCAAGGTCACCGACCTCTTCGAGCGCCTCGTCGCCGCCTCTGGCCTCCCGCCGATCCGGCTGCACGATCTCCGGCACGGCGCGGCCACGCTCATGCTGGCCGCCGACATCGACATCAAGATCGTGTCTGACACGCTCGGGCACAGCGACACCCGGATCACGCGTGACATCTACCAGAGCGTGCTCCCCCACGTCGGCAAGAGCGCCGCCGAGGCCACCGCGAAGCTCGTCCCGCTGCAGCGCAAGGCCGAGCAAGAAGCGCAGGTCCACCAGGCTGCCAAGGAGGCGAAGAAGGCCCAGAAGGCGAAGGCCAAGCGGAAGAAGAAGGCCAAGGCCAAGAAGGGCGCGAAGAAGGGCTGA
- a CDS encoding helix-turn-helix domain-containing protein: MTQRGFDDEEDDDFPEWVDRIKANVAGEVRRRRKEMGWSAQDLADQCERLGHPIPRNVIANMESGRRANLPLVDVIVLAAALETYPVCLIFPVGYVDQTQELPFQRLVPTWDALRRFTGEQEVPERHAGMVPDFELHARLTRTALAALEEEERARFAAKTATSRAQQEEAERRRTEYADQAISAKYNLRHLRRDIRDEGATPPDLPSALGDVDPPETDPNTTPEESL, from the coding sequence ATGACACAACGCGGTTTCGATGATGAAGAGGACGACGACTTCCCGGAGTGGGTGGACCGGATCAAGGCCAACGTGGCCGGCGAGGTCCGGCGACGGAGAAAGGAGATGGGATGGAGCGCACAGGACCTGGCCGACCAGTGCGAGAGGCTCGGGCACCCGATCCCGCGCAACGTGATCGCCAACATGGAGTCCGGACGCCGGGCCAACCTTCCGCTGGTGGACGTCATCGTCCTGGCCGCCGCCCTGGAGACGTACCCGGTCTGCCTGATCTTCCCGGTCGGGTACGTCGATCAGACCCAGGAACTCCCGTTCCAGAGGCTCGTCCCCACCTGGGACGCACTACGGCGCTTCACTGGCGAACAGGAAGTGCCCGAACGCCACGCTGGCATGGTCCCCGACTTCGAGCTTCACGCCAGACTCACGCGCACCGCGCTCGCCGCGCTCGAAGAGGAAGAACGGGCACGGTTCGCCGCCAAAACGGCCACCAGCCGCGCCCAGCAGGAAGAAGCCGAACGCAGGCGGACCGAATACGCCGACCAGGCCATCTCCGCCAAGTACAACCTCCGCCACCTCCGCCGGGACATCCGCGACGAGGGAGCCACCCCACCCGACCTGCCATCCGCACTGGGCGATGTCGACCCGCCCGAAACCGACCCCAACACCACACCGGAGGAAAGCCTTTGA
- a CDS encoding DUF3631 domain-containing protein yields MQPAMPEPYSDQGKTEWPPVAVPGQPGRTTAETGQDGGDPAPTSPLDERCSENERPDPDPERRSENERPDPEPTHGSELLDELRAQISKFVILPSEQALDAATLWVAATHLQPAWQHAPRLAVVGPAKRCGKSRLLDVLTETVHEPMLTINTTPAAVFRSITEEPPTLLVDEADTIFGTPKQAEKNEEMRGLLNAGHQRNRYVTRVVGNDHTPHRFATFAMAAIAGIGDLPDTIMDRSVVIRMRRRAEGESVRPFRSRRDIPALHGLRDRIAAWAGPLVDEAADLEPAMPVEDRAADTWEPLVIVADLAAGTWPRRARTACEQMVASEAAAEEDHPSGARILADIRRVFASQREVDSLSTEELIHHLRQDPESPWAEWGRSGLSPRDLGSMLRQFGIKPGNVRIVDGTQRKGYMRNKFLDAWRRYCPTVHPVEAAPTHPQG; encoded by the coding sequence GTGCAACCTGCGATGCCCGAGCCCTATTCCGACCAGGGCAAGACAGAGTGGCCGCCGGTCGCCGTGCCCGGACAGCCGGGCCGGACCACAGCCGAGACCGGCCAGGACGGCGGCGATCCGGCACCGACCTCACCGCTCGACGAGCGGTGTTCAGAAAATGAACGGCCCGACCCCGACCCCGAGCGGCGTTCAGAAAATGAACGGCCGGATCCGGAGCCGACGCACGGATCCGAGCTGTTGGACGAACTGCGTGCGCAGATATCGAAGTTCGTGATCCTGCCCTCCGAGCAGGCGCTCGACGCGGCCACCTTGTGGGTGGCGGCGACGCATCTCCAGCCCGCGTGGCAGCACGCCCCACGTCTGGCGGTGGTGGGGCCGGCGAAGCGGTGCGGCAAGTCCCGGCTGCTGGACGTGCTGACCGAGACGGTCCACGAGCCGATGCTCACGATCAACACCACGCCGGCGGCGGTCTTCCGCTCGATCACTGAGGAGCCGCCCACGCTCCTCGTGGATGAGGCGGACACGATCTTCGGCACGCCCAAGCAGGCCGAGAAGAACGAAGAGATGCGTGGCCTGCTGAACGCCGGCCACCAGCGCAACCGGTACGTGACCCGTGTGGTCGGAAACGATCACACGCCCCACCGGTTCGCCACCTTCGCCATGGCGGCCATCGCCGGGATCGGCGACCTGCCCGACACGATCATGGACCGGTCGGTGGTCATCCGCATGCGCCGCCGAGCGGAAGGCGAGAGCGTCCGGCCCTTCCGGTCGCGGCGGGACATCCCCGCCCTGCACGGCCTGCGCGACCGCATCGCCGCCTGGGCGGGTCCCCTGGTGGACGAGGCCGCCGACCTGGAACCGGCGATGCCGGTCGAGGACCGGGCAGCCGACACCTGGGAACCCCTCGTCATCGTCGCCGACCTCGCCGCCGGCACCTGGCCGCGTCGCGCCCGCACCGCGTGCGAGCAGATGGTCGCCTCCGAGGCGGCGGCCGAGGAGGACCACCCCAGCGGGGCCCGCATCCTGGCCGACATCCGGCGCGTCTTCGCCTCGCAGCGCGAGGTCGACAGCCTCTCCACGGAGGAGCTGATCCACCACCTGCGCCAGGATCCGGAGAGCCCGTGGGCCGAGTGGGGGCGCAGCGGGCTCAGCCCGCGTGACCTCGGCTCGATGCTCCGGCAGTTCGGCATCAAGCCCGGAAACGTCCGCATCGTCGACGGAACCCAGCGCAAGGGCTACATGCGCAACAAGTTCCTCGACGCCTGGCGCCGCTACTGCCCGACCGTCCACCCGGTCGAGGCCGCACCCACCCACCCGCAGGGCTGA
- a CDS encoding DUF2637 domain-containing protein yields the protein MSTPAIPAHHRTAHQATGWDRAAILALGAAACALSYDALQQMAVAIHIRGFLTYLFPLVIDGFIAYGVRALIVLRTAPFRARLYVWTLFGTATTASIWANALHALRLNQQVTSDGLYLGDATVGVLSTIAPLALAGAVHLHILITRETTIEAPEQPAGDTEAKRRGGRPPDASLEDLVEIGRAAATEQGELSRAVVRTAVQAQGLGMAGKRLTEVMNILRAEAKAASETS from the coding sequence TTGAGCACCCCTGCCATACCCGCCCACCACCGGACAGCCCACCAGGCGACCGGCTGGGACCGCGCCGCGATCCTCGCCCTCGGCGCTGCCGCCTGCGCGCTCTCGTACGACGCGCTTCAGCAGATGGCCGTCGCCATCCACATCCGCGGGTTCCTCACCTACCTCTTCCCGCTCGTGATCGACGGGTTCATCGCCTACGGGGTACGAGCCCTCATCGTCCTGCGCACCGCCCCGTTCCGGGCCCGCCTCTACGTATGGACCCTGTTCGGAACAGCGACCACGGCGAGCATCTGGGCGAACGCCCTGCACGCTCTCCGCCTCAACCAACAGGTCACATCCGACGGCCTGTACCTGGGCGACGCCACCGTGGGCGTCCTCTCCACCATCGCGCCGCTCGCCCTGGCCGGAGCGGTCCACCTCCACATCCTGATCACCCGCGAGACCACGATCGAGGCTCCGGAACAGCCGGCCGGGGATACGGAGGCCAAGCGGCGAGGCGGACGTCCACCGGACGCCTCGCTGGAGGACCTGGTCGAAATAGGCCGCGCCGCTGCCACCGAGCAGGGCGAGCTGTCCCGAGCGGTTGTACGCACGGCCGTGCAAGCCCAGGGGCTCGGCATGGCCGGCAAGCGACTGACCGAGGTCATGAACATCCTCCGGGCCGAGGCGAAGGCCGCTTCCGAAACCTCCTGA
- a CDS encoding MobC family plasmid mobilization relaxosome protein, whose amino-acid sequence MAETVRRQGAPDQEVGAEGGPDPDELHAVQQQILRPTPAAGPTAGERAVQSVQPAIRRFNGTKRTVRVGPLRFTGDEHTNLQEAAAEHGYRGESGFAADIVLAFVSGRFTANLPMSEDRRRTHMFRAQVLRELNRIGVNVNQIARALNSDLAPPDTRHRLDELHHLLELIAEALREPDTTRKDLAA is encoded by the coding sequence GTGGCGGAGACGGTCCGACGCCAGGGGGCGCCGGACCAGGAGGTCGGGGCCGAGGGCGGCCCCGACCCGGACGAGCTCCACGCCGTCCAGCAGCAGATCCTCCGCCCCACACCCGCCGCCGGGCCGACGGCCGGTGAGCGAGCGGTGCAGAGCGTCCAGCCGGCGATCCGCCGTTTCAACGGAACCAAGCGGACCGTCCGTGTCGGCCCGCTGCGGTTCACCGGCGACGAGCACACCAACCTCCAAGAGGCCGCTGCCGAGCACGGCTACAGGGGGGAATCCGGCTTCGCCGCCGACATCGTCCTCGCGTTCGTATCCGGTCGGTTCACCGCGAACCTGCCGATGTCCGAGGACCGTCGCCGCACCCACATGTTTCGCGCACAGGTGCTGCGCGAGCTCAACCGCATCGGCGTCAACGTCAACCAGATCGCCCGCGCCCTCAACAGCGACCTCGCCCCACCCGACACCCGTCACCGCCTCGACGAGCTCCACCACCTGCTGGAACTGATCGCCGAGGCCCTACGTGAACCGGACACCACCAGGAAGGACCTGGCCGCGTGA